A single region of the Bacillus cereus genome encodes:
- a CDS encoding DUF2339 domain-containing protein has protein sequence MKEDLNKKIEALETAIETMQETLYELKAKQRKIEVDKVQQNVNKEKKEYIEAVSNEKLQEDVVKTRESIQEQKVKQVDISAFKPAPFNIIKFCQTWLPRIFVGIMLLGVIWLFKAGVDAGLLTPAIRVVFGIVLSAGLYYVGDIQIKRERQALGLVLAGGSITGIVLTTFAAHYLYEFIPASIAFICNIVWVILGIYLAKRYSSEYLAIFVAVGAFFVPFLLNSTTPNTYIFFSYETILTISLLWYALRNRYNYLYMISYVVAAIVLFVFFVVMSILVENVQVQLTVVYGTIHLLLFWHMFSERNFIQEARLAIFSANAVFFILAISQIPEFTTWGLVISAFVHAVMFVLEYRKNKHSVFTNLIFGFAMGSFSLAILYEYSLGNAAIVLLLQGFLGMVTAIKVKQNIKLYVGATIYAIGMVQTIFSPFDEFISAGFVAHIILIGTFYYCMIQAKEVLASLGKYVYSIALYSLMVIVFITITRIGEVLSTDGSIISVSVSLLWMVYALFAVWFGRNRHMNEILYAGLVVLIVTVGKLFLLDLPEVSMMIRAVLFLIVGSIGIVISRMFFSKEEK, from the coding sequence ATGAAGGAGGATTTAAACAAGAAAATAGAAGCGCTCGAAACGGCAATTGAAACGATGCAAGAGACACTTTATGAATTGAAAGCGAAGCAAAGAAAAATAGAAGTAGATAAAGTTCAACAAAATGTTAATAAGGAAAAGAAAGAATATATTGAGGCGGTAAGTAATGAAAAGTTACAAGAAGACGTAGTAAAGACGAGGGAATCCATACAAGAGCAAAAGGTGAAACAAGTAGATATATCTGCATTTAAGCCCGCACCATTTAATATTATAAAGTTTTGTCAAACATGGTTACCACGCATATTTGTCGGTATTATGCTACTTGGCGTTATTTGGTTATTTAAAGCAGGAGTAGATGCTGGATTATTAACACCAGCGATACGGGTTGTGTTTGGTATAGTACTATCTGCCGGTTTGTATTACGTAGGAGATATACAAATTAAAAGAGAGCGGCAAGCGTTAGGGTTAGTATTAGCTGGAGGAAGTATTACGGGAATTGTTTTAACAACGTTTGCGGCACATTATTTATATGAGTTTATTCCTGCAAGTATTGCGTTTATCTGTAATATTGTATGGGTTATTTTAGGGATTTATTTAGCGAAAAGATATAGCTCGGAATACCTCGCTATTTTCGTGGCGGTTGGAGCATTTTTTGTTCCTTTCTTGTTAAATAGTACGACTCCTAATACGTATATTTTCTTTAGTTATGAGACTATATTAACAATTAGCCTATTATGGTATGCATTGAGAAACCGTTATAATTACTTGTATATGATTTCTTATGTTGTTGCGGCAATTGTCCTATTTGTCTTCTTTGTTGTTATGTCAATATTGGTAGAGAATGTGCAAGTACAGTTAACGGTTGTATACGGTACAATTCATTTGCTGTTATTTTGGCATATGTTTTCGGAGAGGAATTTTATACAAGAAGCAAGATTGGCGATATTTAGTGCAAATGCAGTTTTCTTTATTTTAGCGATCTCCCAAATTCCTGAATTTACAACGTGGGGATTAGTTATAAGTGCATTTGTGCATGCTGTTATGTTTGTACTTGAATATAGGAAGAATAAACATTCTGTATTTACAAATCTAATATTTGGCTTTGCAATGGGGTCATTTAGTTTAGCGATTTTATACGAGTATAGTTTGGGAAATGCAGCGATCGTATTATTGTTACAAGGTTTCCTCGGTATGGTTACTGCTATTAAAGTAAAGCAAAATATTAAGTTGTATGTAGGTGCAACGATTTATGCGATTGGAATGGTACAGACGATTTTTAGCCCGTTTGATGAGTTCATTTCAGCAGGGTTTGTTGCTCATATTATTTTAATAGGAACGTTCTATTATTGCATGATACAAGCAAAAGAAGTGTTAGCGAGTTTAGGTAAATATGTTTATTCTATAGCGCTCTACTCGTTAATGGTTATTGTATTTATTACAATTACGAGGATCGGTGAAGTTCTTTCTACAGATGGAAGTATAATTAGCGTATCTGTATCATTATTATGGATGGTATATGCTTTATTTGCAGTTTGGTTTGGCCGTAATAGACATATGAACGAAATACTATATGCGGGTTTAGTCGTATTAATAGTGACAGTAGGGAAGTTATTCCTTCTTGACTTACCAGAGGTGTCTATGATGATCAGGGCTGTGTTATTCTTAATCGTTGGTAGTATAGGTATCGTTATTTCAAGAATGTTTTTCTCAAAAGAAGAGAAGTGA
- a CDS encoding DUF2194 domain-containing protein, translating into MKNKKWIQFSLATAITLSIGSAYIPSTYAESPVDPAPEIAAKVVNQNNGKKVLFDNTHGQTAGTADWVIDGGFSDFGNGIAQNGYHVKELRKSTSITYDDLKNYNVFIVPEANIPYKKSEQDAMLQYVKNGGSIFFIADHYNADRNKNRWDSSEVFNGYRRGAWDNPAKGMSNEETTSQAMQGVESSDWLSDNFGIRFRYNALGDVSAKNIVSPAQSFGITTGVSSVAMHAGSTLAITNPKLAKGLVYLPENPSKWNNAVDSGVYNGGGVAEGPYAAIAKVGLGKAAFIGDSSPVEDASPKYVREDSGQTKKTYDGYKEENDAVLLENIVNWLAKQETFTSLDQVSGLQLDAPTALQTFEQPSLSTEPQPEPWSAPSQGYQWFNTNTFKPGSYGYNGAVTTSDYVITHPSILPNNEVFQMKIQVNNLLPNTTYNNYSLGIFTTGGTQVAKVQNTNGTWPSSFGYSSTFSFITNNQGSAEKIVNVQLDPNTTGQATLRLRQNTTAKYNETVTINKK; encoded by the coding sequence ATGAAGAATAAAAAATGGATTCAATTTTCTTTAGCAACAGCAATCACACTTAGTATAGGCAGTGCCTATATTCCGTCTACTTATGCCGAAAGCCCCGTAGACCCCGCTCCTGAAATTGCTGCAAAAGTTGTAAACCAAAACAATGGGAAGAAAGTATTATTTGATAATACGCACGGTCAAACGGCTGGGACAGCTGACTGGGTTATTGATGGCGGTTTTTCTGATTTCGGAAACGGCATTGCCCAAAACGGATATCATGTAAAGGAACTTCGTAAATCAACATCTATTACATACGACGATTTAAAAAATTACAATGTGTTTATCGTTCCCGAAGCAAATATTCCTTATAAAAAATCTGAGCAAGATGCAATGTTACAATACGTGAAAAACGGTGGCAGTATTTTCTTCATTGCCGATCATTATAATGCAGATCGTAATAAAAACCGCTGGGACTCCTCAGAAGTGTTTAATGGATATAGACGCGGGGCATGGGATAATCCAGCAAAGGGTATGTCTAATGAAGAAACAACATCACAAGCTATGCAAGGAGTAGAAAGCTCTGATTGGCTATCCGATAATTTCGGTATTCGCTTCCGTTACAATGCACTTGGTGATGTTTCAGCTAAAAATATCGTCTCACCTGCGCAATCATTCGGAATTACAACTGGCGTTTCATCTGTAGCAATGCATGCCGGTTCTACTCTTGCGATTACAAATCCAAAACTAGCGAAAGGTCTTGTATATCTTCCAGAAAATCCATCAAAATGGAATAACGCTGTTGATAGCGGCGTTTATAACGGCGGTGGTGTTGCAGAAGGGCCTTATGCTGCTATTGCAAAAGTTGGTCTTGGAAAAGCAGCCTTTATTGGTGATTCTTCTCCTGTTGAAGATGCATCGCCAAAATATGTTCGCGAAGACTCAGGTCAAACAAAGAAAACTTATGATGGTTATAAAGAAGAAAACGATGCTGTTCTATTAGAAAACATAGTGAATTGGTTAGCGAAGCAAGAAACATTTACAAGCTTAGATCAAGTAAGTGGTTTACAGCTTGATGCACCTACAGCTCTACAAACATTTGAACAACCAAGTTTATCAACAGAACCACAACCAGAACCTTGGAGCGCACCAAGTCAAGGTTACCAGTGGTTCAATACAAATACTTTCAAACCAGGTTCATACGGCTATAACGGTGCAGTGACAACGAGTGATTACGTAATTACGCACCCTAGCATTCTACCAAACAATGAAGTATTCCAAATGAAGATTCAAGTAAATAACTTATTACCAAATACAACATACAATAATTATTCTTTAGGTATTTTCACAACTGGCGGAACACAGGTAGCAAAAGTTCAAAATACAAATGGCACTTGGCCGTCTTCTTTCGGATATAGCAGTACATTCTCTTTCATAACAAATAACCAAGGATCTGCTGAAAAAATTGTGAACGTACAACTTGATCCAAATACAACTGGACAGGCAACACTTCGTCTACGTCAAAACACAACAGCGAAATATAATGAAACTGTAACGATTAATAAAAAATAA